AACTCTGCCGGAGATTTGACGGCGCGGCAGCCCGCGGTGATTGGAGTTCCGCTGACGGCGGTGAGTGTGGAGCTGGCATGTGCGGTGCCATCGGAGAAGGCGAACTGCGTGCGTTCCTCGACGCCGACCTTTCCGGTGGAGATTCCCGCCTCTTTGAGGGCTTTGGTGAGCAGGGAATAAGGGTTTTCGTTCTCCTGCCAAGTGTAGACGCGCGTGACCGACGCTTGCGGGAGCGTGGCGGGTTTAGCTTCCATGCGCTCGCGTACACGACCTTCTTCGAAGCTGGGACAGACGATGAAGGGATTCCCCTTGGCGGGAAGGACCCAGGCGAAGAATCGTTCGGACTGGCCCCAACGCAGTCCGGTGAAATAGGTCAGGGAGGTTCCTGTGCAGATAATGAGCGCATCGAGTTTGTTTTTTGCCAGAAGCTCGCGGGCGCGCTCGATGCGGTGTTCGCGCTCTTCGAGAGTGATGGGGACGGCTTCTTTACGGCGGTCCGTTAAAGCGGCGATGGCGGGAGGAAGCTTAATATCCGAAGATGCAGAAGGAGGGCGCTGGGCCTGAAGAGGCAGAGAAGGCGCTGCTGCGGCTGCTGAAGCTGCAAGGAGGAAGCTTCGTCTTGTAGTCATGCGCGGAATTGTAACGAAAGAAAAGAAGGAGCACATCAAGAAAAGCGAAGAATGGTGCAATGCACGGTAGCCTATAGGAATGTCACTTTTGCGCGTTGTTGCCGCTTTGTTCGTCGTTGTCTTTTCCTCTCTTTCCTATGCCGCGGAGCCCCCGGTAATTCGCCCGAAGGTCGTGGTCGTAACTTACTTTGAGGTTGGGAAGGATACGGGAGACCGGCCAGGCGAGGCGCAGTTGTGGGTCGAGCGGGACCATCTGGACCGCGTGATTGAGGTTCCGGGAATGACGCATGTAGTCCGTGCGAATGCGGATGGGACAGAGATTGTGGTGGTAGTTGGGCCAGGGCAAATTCGTCCTGCGGTGAATCTGATGGCTTTGGGGTCTGATTCGCGCTTTGATCTGCGCGAGAGCTACTGGATCCTAAATGGTATTGCGGGAGTGTCTCCGGAGGATGGCTCGTTGGGAGCCGCATTTTGGACAGACTATGTTGTGAACGGCGATCTACTGCACTTTATCGATCCTCGCGAGATGCCTAAGGACTGGCAAGACGGATACTATGCGATCGATAAGAGCCGACCTGGAGAGCAACCGCGTGTGGTGCAGGGCTCGGCGGATGATGTGCGGAACTGGGCGCGAGACGTGGCGCACATCGATACACGAGGTACGGTCGTACAGATGAATCCAAAGATGCTGGAGTGGGCTTATGGTCTAACCAGGGATATGAAACTTCCCCAGAACGAAGCGATGCGAACGCTGGGAGCACGGTACAGGGGATTTGCAAAAGCGCAGCAGCCGCCGCAAGTTGCGATTGGAGCTAACATTGCGACGGAGACCTTCTGGCACGGAGCAAAAATGGACGCATGGGCACATCGTTGGGTGCAGTATGCGACGGATGGAAGAGCACGCATGGGAACGACCTCGATGAATGATTCCGGTGCGATGGTGGTGTTGTATTCGCTGACGCGATCGGGGAAAGCGGATTGGAATCGCGCCGTTTTATTGAGAACTGCAAGTAATTTCGATCGCCAGCCAGAGGGAATGA
This portion of the Edaphobacter sp. 4G125 genome encodes:
- a CDS encoding purine-nucleoside phosphorylase, with amino-acid sequence MRVVAALFVVVFSSLSYAAEPPVIRPKVVVVTYFEVGKDTGDRPGEAQLWVERDHLDRVIEVPGMTHVVRANADGTEIVVVVGPGQIRPAVNLMALGSDSRFDLRESYWILNGIAGVSPEDGSLGAAFWTDYVVNGDLLHFIDPREMPKDWQDGYYAIDKSRPGEQPRVVQGSADDVRNWARDVAHIDTRGTVVQMNPKMLEWAYGLTRDMKLPQNEAMRTLGARYRGFAKAQQPPQVAIGANIATETFWHGAKMDAWAHRWVQYATDGRARMGTTSMNDSGAMVVLYSLTRSGKADWNRAVLLRTASNFDRQPEGMTAEQSANSEKHAAFTGYEASLEAAYEVGSRVAKAILAGEAPATAKVR